The Salvelinus fontinalis isolate EN_2023a chromosome 36, ASM2944872v1, whole genome shotgun sequence genome window below encodes:
- the LOC129835145 gene encoding perilipin-2-like, whose protein sequence is MEVVEVVNNQNVVERVASLPLVSSTYDMVSSAYCTTKDNHPYLKSMCEVAEQGVRNLTTAALTGAAPIIGKLEPQISMANDLACKGLDKIEKTLPILHQPSEQIVANAKYAVTGAKDVVSDTVTGAKDSVSHTLTNAVDRTRGAVLDGVEMTRAAVQDGMQMTRAAVNGSVNTVMESRVAQMVSNGMDTALTTSESLVDQYLPCTEDELEMEAKMVEGFDVAKDAPSYYVRLGSLSTKLRKRAYHKALAQVKDAKQRSQESISQLNHTVDLIEYARKNIDGANQKVKVKLSSLIEWKSNEEGDGNEAENIESRTLAIARSLTQQLQTTCQVLVSGLQGLPQNIQKEALFLSYSASQVYSSFSKAAAFGDLSDGVLASSKAQLGKMKESLDDVMDYLVNNTSLNWLVGPFYPRLTPPPTATSSQSQKTPAPAEVEMKSLE, encoded by the exons ATGGAAGTCGTTGAAGTCGTCAATAACCAG AATGTAGTTGAGAGGGTGGCCAGCCTCCCCTTGGTGAGCTCTACCTATGATATGGTGTCCAGTGCCTACTGCACCACCAAGGATAACCACCCCTACCTCAAGTCTATGTGTGAGGTGGCCGAGCAGGGGGTTAGGAACCTCACCACTGCAGCGCTCACCGGTGCAGCACCCATCATCGGCAAGCTGGAGCCACAAA TTTCCATGGCCAATGACTTGGCCTGTAAAGGTCTGGATAAGATTGAGAAGACCTTGCCAATCCTGCACCAGCCTTCTGAGCAG ATTGTCGCCAACGCCAAGTATGCTGTGACCGGTGCCAAAGACGTGGTGTCCGACACCGTCACAGGGGCCAAGGACAGTGTGTCCCACACCTTGACCAATGCAGTGGACCGGACCAGGGGTGCCGTGCTGGACGGAGTGGAGATGACCCGTGCTGCGGTCCAGGATGGTATGCAGATGACCCGGGCTGCGGTCAACGGTAGCGTGAATACGGTCATGGAGAGCCGTGTGGCCCAGATGGTCAGCAACGGAATGGACACGGCACTCACCACCTCCGAGAGCCTGGTGGACCAGTACCTGCCTTGCACTGAGGACGAGTTGG AAATGGAGGCTAAGATGGTCGAAGGATTCGACGTGGCGAAGGATGCACCTAGCTACTATGTCCGTCTGGGCTCTCTGTCTACCAAGCTGCGTAAGAGGGCATACCACAAGGCTCTGGCCCAGGTCAAAGATGCCAAGCAGCGCAGCCAGGAGTCCATCTCACAACTCAaccacactgtagacctg ATTGAATACGCCAGAAAGAATATTGACGGAGCTAACCAGAAGGTGAAAGTGAAACTGAGCTCCCTGATTGAGTGGAAGTCTAATGAGGAAGGAGATGGCAATGAGGCTGAG AATATAGAGTCAAGGACCCTGGCTATAGCACGCTCCCTCACCCAGCAGCTGCAGACAACATGCCAGGTACTGGTGTCTGGCCTGCAGGGCCTTCCCCAGAACATCCAGAAGGAGGCGCTGTTCCTCAGCTACTCAGCCTCCCAGGTCTACTCCAGCTTCAGCAAAGCTGCGGCGTTTGGGGACCTGTCGGACGGCGTGCTGGCCAGCAGCAAAGCCCAGCTGGGCAAGATGAAGGAGTCGCTGGACGACGTCATGGACTACCTGGTTAACAACACGTCCCTCAACTGGCTGGTAGGTCCCTTTTACCCCCGGCTGACACCACCCCCCACCGCCACGTCCTCCCAGTCTCAGAAGACACCAGCCCCCGCAGAGGTGGAGATGAAATCACTGGAATAA